From the genome of Triticum aestivum cultivar Chinese Spring chromosome 3B, IWGSC CS RefSeq v2.1, whole genome shotgun sequence, one region includes:
- the LOC123070239 gene encoding uncharacterized protein isoform X2 has protein sequence MGSNRLPFGFISGGYSCSEQYDWQQLTLRQREQATREQPHSSANLRTERTSPSFDCVCDYAKGADGHIHDTVTLGKVCQFNGGSSTQNGPYQADQYLPSYFPVDHFSEIDEARHRAYMDSFYTDNNPDHTSASRLRHRDEQRKAYTKKPFKKLHTIKNSKKLRTIHPRQPELSLREDFHDRLGIRNCRNAYHGKRLKTKPARWSSQKNNSSVPCVGKHGRSSRQTRSGEQPFEQEAENSRHKRYGGQLVGEKAKKRMIYEGHPKGLCSRREQDEHLHHEVHHSGSDTMRNDNWEKNAETNDEVDHNGAEGNCHLMKNIRAAAATCCGSTKSNENSHVLCPKYSSKTIASSNEPKGSSNMKLVSDKQPSVVGCTKRPRNTRTGDISTRNLQNLSVTHMEKGVHTKQADNTSHSELLRECLDIWRRRRLRKESSAEAKKLDQTGTARHEWSASSCSSESDDENVNASESASGNSESAAENDTELENSQKCRGATSLDGVQNRGEGRAMINTEQPFRCLSGTNYNKSSAKQGLKCNLEVLQEPHPGEIMQQKEENKLPCCLPSTVHPNGMIQTSHNSCSDTSKKQTRRNNWADISKVDQAATYPDSSVYRNVSQHETGNHLDDGRKYKLGIGCEIKRKAAQGDGAKWFEQMPSLITGPTLLDQKSLAVCSPDDGNVKVCGSECSNQCSKTTLELEKGKKYVNCSSGTDCRVIKICSSGGDCRDIRQDTMNCRRKRQVSLSLADSENDKGTKEDYQPPGVLEVTSNRQISCLSDVGIKIPDVARPADCTPRFTIPDLNCLPSMIADEEEFEASQEVINQVTGHGSEPHDACPSLSAFSGPAVQEEQFKQPEKNEFVGGICARTVANGSRISDSHSAKGAVNQATGQHTSQSFSAFSGPAVQEEQFKQPEKNEFVGGICARTVANGSRISDSHSAKGAVNQATGQDTSQSFSAFSGTAVHEKQFKQPEKNEFVGGSCTRTVANGSRISDSHSAKEAINQATGEDTSQCFSAFSGTAVQGKQFKQSEKNEFSGGIYESEIANGSRICDSHSGPPKLSTDEESITAFKCALGEFIKNILRPLWEEGLLSREVHKIIARKAVDKVALTLGPKVPRTEAAIFRFFAEESQSVEQLVQGYLDIYLGKQVLRRTMPGSI, from the exons ATGGGATCAAATAGGCTACCCTTTGGATTCATTTCGGGAGGATATAGCTGCAGTGAGCAATATGATTGGCAGCAGTTAACCCTTCGTCAAAGAGAACAAGCAACAAGGGAGCAACCCCATAGCAGTGCAAACTTGAG GACTGAGAGGACTAGTCcatcctttgattgtgtttgtgattATGCAAAAGGGGCCGATGGACATATTCATGATACGGTAACCCTTGGCAAGGTTTGTCAGTTTAACGGGGGAAGTAGCACTCAGAATGGACCTTATCAAGCGGACCAATATCTGCCATCTTACTTTCCAGTTGACCATTTTTCTGAGATAGATGAAGCACGGCATCGGGCTTACATGGACAGCTTCTACACTGACAATAATCCTGATCACACCTCAGCTAGTCGGTTGCGTCATAGGGATGAACAAAGGAAAGCTTACACCAAGAAGCCATTTAAGAAATTGCACactataaaaaattcaaaaaaactgcgCACTATCCATCCTAGGCAACCTGAGCTTTCACTCCGTGAGGATTTTCATGATAGGTTGGGCATTAGAAATTGCAGGAATGCTTATCATGGCAAGAGGTTAAAAACAAAACCGGCAAGATGGAGTTCTCAGAAAAACAATTCCAGTGTGCCTTGTGTTGGTAAACATGGGAGAAGCAGTCGGCAGACAAGATCTGGAGAACAACCGTTTGAACAGGAAGCTGAGAACAGTAGACACAAAAGGTATGGAGGTCAGCTGGTCGGAGAGAAAGCTAAGAAGCGTATGATTTATGAGGGGCACCCTAAAGGATTATGTTCACGTCGTGAGCAGGATGAGCATCTGCATCATGAGGTACATCATAGTGGTTCTGATACGATGAGAAATGACAATTGGGAGAAAAATGCTGAAACAAACGATGAAGTAGATCATAATGGAGCAGAAGGGAACTGCCATCTAATGAAGAATATTCGGGCCGCTGCTGCTACATGCTGTGGCTCAACAAAGTCTAATGAAAACTCACATGTGTTATGTCCCAAGTACAGCAGCAAAACCATCGCTTCATCTAATGAGCCAAAAGGGAGTAGCAACATGAAATTAGTATCTGACAAGCAGCCAAGTGTTGTTGGTTGTACCAAAAGACCTCGAAACACAAGAACTGGAGACATTTCGACACGTAACCTGCAGAATCTCTCAGTCACTCATATGGAGAAGGGCGTGCATACAAAGCAAGCTGATAATACTTCTCATTCTGAATTACTTCGCGAATGTCTAGatatttggagaagaagaagattaaggaaggaaagcagtgctgaagctaAAAAACTAGATCAAACAGGTACTGCGAGGCATGAATGGTCTGCTTCTTCTTGTAGCTcagaaagtgatgatgaaaatgTCAATGCATCTGAGAGTGCTTCTGGGAACTCAGAAAGTGCGGCTGAAAATGATACTGAATTGGAGAATTCCCAAAAATGTAGAGGTGCAACGTCGCTTGATGGAGTACAAAACCGTGGTGAGGGAAGAGCAATGATAAATACAGAGCAGCCCTTCAGATGCCTCAGTGGTACAAACTACAACAAAAGCTCAGCCAAGCAAGGGCTGAAGTGCAATCTGGAGGTTTTGCAAGAACCACATCCAGGTGAAATCATGCAGCAAAAGGAAGAGAATAAACTTCCATGCTGTCTACCATCAACTGTTCATCCAAATGGCATGATACAAACTAGTCACAACAGTTGTTCTGATACTAGCAAGAAACAAACTAGACGGAACAACTGGGCAGATATTAGTAAGGTAGATCAAGCAGCTACTTATCCTGATAGTAGTGTGTATCGGAATGTTTCTCAGCACGAGACTGGCAATCATTTGGATGATGGGAGAAAATATAAACTGGGCATCGGCTGTGAAATTAAAAGGAAAGCAGCACAAGGCGATGGTGCCAAATGGTTTGAACAAATGCCCAGTTTGATAACAGGTCCAACACTGCTGGATCAAAAAAGTCTTGCAGTTTGCTCTCCTGATGATGGTAATGTGAAGGTCTGTGGGTCAGAGTGTTCCAATCAGTGCAGTAAAACTACTTTAGAATTGGAGAAAGGGAAGAAGTATGTCAATTGCTCCAGTGGAACTGACTGCAGAGTCATAAAAATTTGTTCCAGTGGAGGTGATTGCAGAGACATCCGACAAGATACCATGAATTGCAGAAGAAAGAGGCAAGTGTCTTTATCTCTGGCAGACTCTGAAAATGATAAAGGAACAAAGGAAGATTATCAGCCACCTGGAGTTCTTGAAGTGACATCAAATCGACAGATTTCCTGCCTATCTGATGTTGGCATAAAAATACCTGATGTTGCTAGACCAGCTGATTGCACCCCACGTTTTACAATACCAGACTTAAATTGTTTGCCTAGTATGATCGCAGATGAAGAAGAATTCGAGGCATCTCAAGAAGTGATTAATCAAGTAACTGGGCACGGTTCGGAACCACATGATGCTTGTCCGAGCCTTTCCGCCTTTAGTGGGCCTGCTGTGCAGGAAGAACAGTTTAAGCAACCAGAGAAGAATGAATTTGTCGGAGGAATTTGCGCAAGAACGGTTGCAAATGGTTCACGGATCTCTGATTCACACAGTGCAAAGGGCGCGGTTAATCAGGCAACTGGGCAGCATACTAGTCAGAGCTTTTCCGCCTTTAGTGGGCCTGCTGTGCAGGAAGAACAGTTTAAGCAACCAGAAAAGAATGAATTTGTTGGAGGAATTTGCGCAAGAACGGTTGCAAATGGTTCACGGATCTCTGATTCACATAGTGCAAAGGGAGCGGTTAATCAGGCAACTGGGCAGGATACTAGTCAGAGCTTTTCAGCCTTTAGTGGGACTGCTGTGCACGAAAAACAGTTTAAGCAACCAGAGAAGAATGAATTTGTCGGAGGAAGTTGCACAAGAACGGTTGCAAATGGGTCACGGATCTCTGATTCACATAGTGCAAAGGAAGCGATTAATCAGGCAACTGGGGAGGATACAAGTCAGTGCTTTTCAGCCTTTAGTGGGACTGCTGTGCAGGGAAAACAGTTTAAACAATCTGAAAAGAATGAATTTAGTGGCGGAATTTACGAAAGTGAGATTGCAAATGGTTCGCGGATCTGTGATTCACATAGTGGGCCACCAAAACTAAGTACTGATGAAGAAAGTATCACAGCATTCAAATGTGCCCTCGGCGAATTCATAAAAAATATCTTAAGGCCTCTGTGGGAAGAAGGCCTCTTATCTCGTGAGGTCCACAAAATTATAGCGAGGAAAGCCGTGGATAAAGTGGCCTTGACATTGGGCCCAAAGGTGCCTCGTACAGAAGCAGCCATCTTTAGGTTTTTTGCAGAGGAATCTCAGAGTGTAGAACAACTCGTTCAG GGTTACTTGGATATATACCTGGGAAAGCAAGTTCTTAGGAGAACTATGCCTGGTAGTATCTGA
- the LOC123070239 gene encoding uncharacterized protein isoform X1 → MGSNRLPFGFISGGYSCSEQYDWQQLTLRQREQATREQPHSSANLRYPVHIPNRTERTSPSFDCVCDYAKGADGHIHDTVTLGKVCQFNGGSSTQNGPYQADQYLPSYFPVDHFSEIDEARHRAYMDSFYTDNNPDHTSASRLRHRDEQRKAYTKKPFKKLHTIKNSKKLRTIHPRQPELSLREDFHDRLGIRNCRNAYHGKRLKTKPARWSSQKNNSSVPCVGKHGRSSRQTRSGEQPFEQEAENSRHKRYGGQLVGEKAKKRMIYEGHPKGLCSRREQDEHLHHEVHHSGSDTMRNDNWEKNAETNDEVDHNGAEGNCHLMKNIRAAAATCCGSTKSNENSHVLCPKYSSKTIASSNEPKGSSNMKLVSDKQPSVVGCTKRPRNTRTGDISTRNLQNLSVTHMEKGVHTKQADNTSHSELLRECLDIWRRRRLRKESSAEAKKLDQTGTARHEWSASSCSSESDDENVNASESASGNSESAAENDTELENSQKCRGATSLDGVQNRGEGRAMINTEQPFRCLSGTNYNKSSAKQGLKCNLEVLQEPHPGEIMQQKEENKLPCCLPSTVHPNGMIQTSHNSCSDTSKKQTRRNNWADISKVDQAATYPDSSVYRNVSQHETGNHLDDGRKYKLGIGCEIKRKAAQGDGAKWFEQMPSLITGPTLLDQKSLAVCSPDDGNVKVCGSECSNQCSKTTLELEKGKKYVNCSSGTDCRVIKICSSGGDCRDIRQDTMNCRRKRQVSLSLADSENDKGTKEDYQPPGVLEVTSNRQISCLSDVGIKIPDVARPADCTPRFTIPDLNCLPSMIADEEEFEASQEVINQVTGHGSEPHDACPSLSAFSGPAVQEEQFKQPEKNEFVGGICARTVANGSRISDSHSAKGAVNQATGQHTSQSFSAFSGPAVQEEQFKQPEKNEFVGGICARTVANGSRISDSHSAKGAVNQATGQDTSQSFSAFSGTAVHEKQFKQPEKNEFVGGSCTRTVANGSRISDSHSAKEAINQATGEDTSQCFSAFSGTAVQGKQFKQSEKNEFSGGIYESEIANGSRICDSHSGPPKLSTDEESITAFKCALGEFIKNILRPLWEEGLLSREVHKIIARKAVDKVALTLGPKVPRTEAAIFRFFAEESQSVEQLVQGYLDIYLGKQVLRRTMPGSI, encoded by the exons ATGGGATCAAATAGGCTACCCTTTGGATTCATTTCGGGAGGATATAGCTGCAGTGAGCAATATGATTGGCAGCAGTTAACCCTTCGTCAAAGAGAACAAGCAACAAGGGAGCAACCCCATAGCAGTGCAAACTTGAGGTACCCTGTGCATATACCCAACAG GACTGAGAGGACTAGTCcatcctttgattgtgtttgtgattATGCAAAAGGGGCCGATGGACATATTCATGATACGGTAACCCTTGGCAAGGTTTGTCAGTTTAACGGGGGAAGTAGCACTCAGAATGGACCTTATCAAGCGGACCAATATCTGCCATCTTACTTTCCAGTTGACCATTTTTCTGAGATAGATGAAGCACGGCATCGGGCTTACATGGACAGCTTCTACACTGACAATAATCCTGATCACACCTCAGCTAGTCGGTTGCGTCATAGGGATGAACAAAGGAAAGCTTACACCAAGAAGCCATTTAAGAAATTGCACactataaaaaattcaaaaaaactgcgCACTATCCATCCTAGGCAACCTGAGCTTTCACTCCGTGAGGATTTTCATGATAGGTTGGGCATTAGAAATTGCAGGAATGCTTATCATGGCAAGAGGTTAAAAACAAAACCGGCAAGATGGAGTTCTCAGAAAAACAATTCCAGTGTGCCTTGTGTTGGTAAACATGGGAGAAGCAGTCGGCAGACAAGATCTGGAGAACAACCGTTTGAACAGGAAGCTGAGAACAGTAGACACAAAAGGTATGGAGGTCAGCTGGTCGGAGAGAAAGCTAAGAAGCGTATGATTTATGAGGGGCACCCTAAAGGATTATGTTCACGTCGTGAGCAGGATGAGCATCTGCATCATGAGGTACATCATAGTGGTTCTGATACGATGAGAAATGACAATTGGGAGAAAAATGCTGAAACAAACGATGAAGTAGATCATAATGGAGCAGAAGGGAACTGCCATCTAATGAAGAATATTCGGGCCGCTGCTGCTACATGCTGTGGCTCAACAAAGTCTAATGAAAACTCACATGTGTTATGTCCCAAGTACAGCAGCAAAACCATCGCTTCATCTAATGAGCCAAAAGGGAGTAGCAACATGAAATTAGTATCTGACAAGCAGCCAAGTGTTGTTGGTTGTACCAAAAGACCTCGAAACACAAGAACTGGAGACATTTCGACACGTAACCTGCAGAATCTCTCAGTCACTCATATGGAGAAGGGCGTGCATACAAAGCAAGCTGATAATACTTCTCATTCTGAATTACTTCGCGAATGTCTAGatatttggagaagaagaagattaaggaaggaaagcagtgctgaagctaAAAAACTAGATCAAACAGGTACTGCGAGGCATGAATGGTCTGCTTCTTCTTGTAGCTcagaaagtgatgatgaaaatgTCAATGCATCTGAGAGTGCTTCTGGGAACTCAGAAAGTGCGGCTGAAAATGATACTGAATTGGAGAATTCCCAAAAATGTAGAGGTGCAACGTCGCTTGATGGAGTACAAAACCGTGGTGAGGGAAGAGCAATGATAAATACAGAGCAGCCCTTCAGATGCCTCAGTGGTACAAACTACAACAAAAGCTCAGCCAAGCAAGGGCTGAAGTGCAATCTGGAGGTTTTGCAAGAACCACATCCAGGTGAAATCATGCAGCAAAAGGAAGAGAATAAACTTCCATGCTGTCTACCATCAACTGTTCATCCAAATGGCATGATACAAACTAGTCACAACAGTTGTTCTGATACTAGCAAGAAACAAACTAGACGGAACAACTGGGCAGATATTAGTAAGGTAGATCAAGCAGCTACTTATCCTGATAGTAGTGTGTATCGGAATGTTTCTCAGCACGAGACTGGCAATCATTTGGATGATGGGAGAAAATATAAACTGGGCATCGGCTGTGAAATTAAAAGGAAAGCAGCACAAGGCGATGGTGCCAAATGGTTTGAACAAATGCCCAGTTTGATAACAGGTCCAACACTGCTGGATCAAAAAAGTCTTGCAGTTTGCTCTCCTGATGATGGTAATGTGAAGGTCTGTGGGTCAGAGTGTTCCAATCAGTGCAGTAAAACTACTTTAGAATTGGAGAAAGGGAAGAAGTATGTCAATTGCTCCAGTGGAACTGACTGCAGAGTCATAAAAATTTGTTCCAGTGGAGGTGATTGCAGAGACATCCGACAAGATACCATGAATTGCAGAAGAAAGAGGCAAGTGTCTTTATCTCTGGCAGACTCTGAAAATGATAAAGGAACAAAGGAAGATTATCAGCCACCTGGAGTTCTTGAAGTGACATCAAATCGACAGATTTCCTGCCTATCTGATGTTGGCATAAAAATACCTGATGTTGCTAGACCAGCTGATTGCACCCCACGTTTTACAATACCAGACTTAAATTGTTTGCCTAGTATGATCGCAGATGAAGAAGAATTCGAGGCATCTCAAGAAGTGATTAATCAAGTAACTGGGCACGGTTCGGAACCACATGATGCTTGTCCGAGCCTTTCCGCCTTTAGTGGGCCTGCTGTGCAGGAAGAACAGTTTAAGCAACCAGAGAAGAATGAATTTGTCGGAGGAATTTGCGCAAGAACGGTTGCAAATGGTTCACGGATCTCTGATTCACACAGTGCAAAGGGCGCGGTTAATCAGGCAACTGGGCAGCATACTAGTCAGAGCTTTTCCGCCTTTAGTGGGCCTGCTGTGCAGGAAGAACAGTTTAAGCAACCAGAAAAGAATGAATTTGTTGGAGGAATTTGCGCAAGAACGGTTGCAAATGGTTCACGGATCTCTGATTCACATAGTGCAAAGGGAGCGGTTAATCAGGCAACTGGGCAGGATACTAGTCAGAGCTTTTCAGCCTTTAGTGGGACTGCTGTGCACGAAAAACAGTTTAAGCAACCAGAGAAGAATGAATTTGTCGGAGGAAGTTGCACAAGAACGGTTGCAAATGGGTCACGGATCTCTGATTCACATAGTGCAAAGGAAGCGATTAATCAGGCAACTGGGGAGGATACAAGTCAGTGCTTTTCAGCCTTTAGTGGGACTGCTGTGCAGGGAAAACAGTTTAAACAATCTGAAAAGAATGAATTTAGTGGCGGAATTTACGAAAGTGAGATTGCAAATGGTTCGCGGATCTGTGATTCACATAGTGGGCCACCAAAACTAAGTACTGATGAAGAAAGTATCACAGCATTCAAATGTGCCCTCGGCGAATTCATAAAAAATATCTTAAGGCCTCTGTGGGAAGAAGGCCTCTTATCTCGTGAGGTCCACAAAATTATAGCGAGGAAAGCCGTGGATAAAGTGGCCTTGACATTGGGCCCAAAGGTGCCTCGTACAGAAGCAGCCATCTTTAGGTTTTTTGCAGAGGAATCTCAGAGTGTAGAACAACTCGTTCAG GGTTACTTGGATATATACCTGGGAAAGCAAGTTCTTAGGAGAACTATGCCTGGTAGTATCTGA